Genomic window (Bacillus vallismortis):
TCTTCCTTAAGATTTTCTCAGGAAGAATGGTTACGTGAATTTAAATACTCAGTAATTACAGCTGAACCAAATAAAAGTTCAATAATAATTATTTAGGGGGATTCTCCATTGAGTGAGCATCTTACACATGCAGTTGGGAAAGTTCATTGCGGACATAATGATGGTACCTTATTTCTTATTGGGCCCAATCTAGCTATTACAGCTTTCCATGTAGTAGATAGTGCAATAAGGTATGGAGAAGAAATTGAAATTGATTTTCCTATTTTAAATTGTGATGGTATCAATGCTAGTGTTCTTTTTCCTAAATCTATTGAAAACACCGATATACCTGATATTGCATTATTAGAACTCTCTAGTTCGTTAGAAATTAATCCATTAAAATTAGCTAGTCTAAATTTAGACGAGGGCATTGAGTGGACCTCTTTTGGTTATCCAGTTACTAAAGAAGAGATGGGGCAAGTTTTTAAAGGAACAGTAGCACAAGCACAAATTAATAGAAAGAGTTTGCAGTATGATATAGATTTATTCTGCACTGTACCCAACCTAAGTGATATAAATTTTAGTGCAAAAGGTGCATCAGGATCTCCAATAGTAATTGGTGAGTACGTAGTAGGAGTTTTAACTGATGTTATGCCAGGGTCAACAATTGGGATGGTTGATTTAAAAAATATTCAATCTCTACTTGGTGAGTATGATATAAATATGCCTTTTCTCGGAGATTTTGGAAAATATCAACCTGATATTAGAAAGCTTAAGGATTATTCCAGAATGGTTGCAGAAAGTAACTCTGATTATTCTAGATTATGGGTTAATCGAGAGGAAATAAAAATACATAGAGAATGTGTTAATGTAATTCAGCATAAAGCTGAAAGTGGGTCATTATTAGTTATAGGTGAGCCTGGTTCTGGTAAATCAGGAGCTTTATGTGATCTTGTAATAAATTTAATTGAGGATCAGTGTGATGTAATTTTTCTGGACGTGGGACTTATTAGCGCTGAAGGCATGGGCTCTCTCCGGAATGAATTAGGACTTACAGTCGACTTAAATCAGGTACTTGAAAATTGGTTAGGGGATAATACAGGTTACGTGGTGATAGATGCATTAGATGCAGCAAGGTCAGAGAAATCTGCTCAAACTTTAAGAAGTCTTATCTCAAGAGTAAAACGAACATCTGGGAGATGGCGAGTAGTTGCTTCTGTGCGAAAATTTGACTTGCGTCATGATAATGAACTTCGAAGGTTGTTTCAAGGACATTTAGATACCGAGTTTCAAGATCCTGAATTGGCTATGTTAAGGCACATTCAAATTCCTTTATTTAATGAAGAGGAAATTTCGGAAATTGGAAATTTAGCACCTGTGATTAATAGTTTATTAGAGGAAGCAAATGAAACAATGAGAGAATTAATCTGTTCTCCTTTTAATTTAAGAATAATAGGAGAATTGTTAGAAGAGGGAGTTCAAGAAAGTGAATTGGTTCCGATTCAAACACAGAGGGAGTTACTTGATCGTTATTGGTCTTACAGAATTATCCGCAGGGATGGCCAGCGAGATGCACGGGAATTCCTGCTAACTAAAACAGTGAAAGTAATGGTAGCTTCAAGAACTCTTAAGGTAGCACGCAACCTAGTGGTTGATGCAAGTACTAGCAATGCATTACATGATTTGTTAAGTACTAATGTATTAATTGAATGGCAGCCACCTAATACAAGAATGCCTGATAGTTCAATTATTTCTTTTTCACATCACATTTTATTTGATTTTGCGGTTCACCGACTAATGTTACAAGGTGATCATGAAAAGGTTGTAAACTTATTGGTAGAAAATCCAGAGCTTGTTTTAATAATTCGTCCTAGCCTTGTGCACCGTTTTGCTGATTTGTGGATGTTAAACGGATCGCATGATAATTTTTGGGATCTAATTTTTCGTTTAATAGAAAAAGAACAAATTCCTCAAGTTGCGAAGCTAATTGGACCATCTATAGCAGTGGAACTGGCGAATACAATTGGTGATTTTAAACTTTTATTTCAGAAACTTGATGATCAAGATGTCAATTCAAGAGTAGTGGCAGAAGAAGCATTGAGCCATTTAATTGGGGGATTTGTTGCTTCAAGATCAGAACCTTTAAAGAATGAAATATTAGAGGTATGGAGTGAAATAGCCGAACAATTAAGCAAAGAACATACTTCTTCTTCAAAAAAAGTTTTGTATTTATTACATGTTCTTTTAAAAGCTCTTTGCGAAATCAAAGGTTACTTTAATGAAAATTACATTAGCAACCTTGGAATTGCAGCTAGGCGTCTTTTGGAAAAAGGTTATGAAGATCCGGAATATGAATGGATGATAGATTCATTAATTACATGTGTATGTAAAACTTTTTCAAGCGACGGAGTGGATTCTGAAAGGTTGCTTAAAGGGTTTCTTACTCTTGAGAGGATCAGAGAAAAAGGATATAAAGAAATTCCTGTCATTGCTAGAGAACTTCCTATGCTATATAAGTATTCACCCTCATTTGTAAAGGAAGTTTATTGCATTGCATTTTTGCATGAGGAAAGTAGTGATCAGGTTACATCTTTAGGGAGAAGTCAAATTCTTCCCCTCCAATCAAATAGACGTCAAGATTATAGACATGCTTTATGGCAATTGTCAGAGGACTATCCGGATTATCTAAAAGAGGCACCTTTTCAAGCAGTGTTGGCTTTAATGAAGGTTATAGAGAATTATATATTGCGTAAACATTCAAATAATACAACGGAAAAAGAGCTTTCCTTCGAGTTTAATGAAGAAAAGGCAATTATTTATTCTGACCTTAGTTATATTTGGGATTCTGGAAGTTACCGTGAAGATGAACAGATTAAAATGCTAGATTCTTTTCAAGAATATATGATAAAACTTGGCAAAGACTATAATCAAACTAAGCTTCGTCAGGGTTTATTAAAATTAATAATTAAACATAATAAAACTGCTGTGATATGGCGTCGTCTAATAATAGCTGGCTTGTGTTGTCCGGAATCGTTAGGGTTAGAAATTCGTGAAATAGCCTGGGCAACGCCTATTCTAATAAGTAATGATACCTGCAAAGAGATTGGAGACTATATTACTGTAATTTATCCTTTTATATCAGAAGGGGACCGTAAAAAAATTGAAAACGCTATACTATCAATGCCAAAACATGGCTTCACAAAAAATAAGGAAGTAATACATCATAAGATGAGCAAATTAATTGGGTGTCTTCCTTCCGAGCTCATAGAAAGTGAAAAGGCGAAGCAATTTGTTCAGAAAGAATCTCAGAAAACGAACGGTGGCAGCTTACCTCCTAATAAGCCATTATTTGAATTATTAGAGTGGGAAGAAAGCATGCCTATTAATGAAAATGATTGGTTAAGAGAACAAGGGATATCTATAGAAGAAGAACAAAATCAAACAATTCAGAGTTTGAGATTACCTATAAAAGAATTTGTGGAGACGTATTCAAGTTCAGGAATTTCTTTCGAAAATGTCGAAGAGATAATGCCCACTTTACATAAATTAAAGAGCTCATTAGATAAAGCAGAGGAGTCGGGTGTTCATTTAAGGTTATTAGAACACGCTTGGGATAATTTAACCAATGCATGTTCTATTATTGCGAAACAAGAAGAAATAGTAGCGAATCAGGAGATTTGTGAGTTCATAAAAGTTGTTATTGTTATAAGTTCACAGAATACAAATCCGGTTTTACATCCTGAGGAAGAAGAAAGGTTCGAAGGATCAATAAGTTGGGCAATACCTGCACCTAGAATCCAAGCAGCAATCGGTATAAACAACATAGCTAAGTACGAAAAGTATATGGATAAAGATATTGAGAATACCATTAAATGCCTAAGTAAAGACCTAGTACCGGCTGTTCGTTTTAATTTAGCTAGAAAGCTCGGCTTATTACACAAAAATCATGAGGTTTTTATGTGGGAGATGGTTAGACAATTT
Coding sequences:
- a CDS encoding trypsin-like serine protease → MSEHLTHAVGKVHCGHNDGTLFLIGPNLAITAFHVVDSAIRYGEEIEIDFPILNCDGINASVLFPKSIENTDIPDIALLELSSSLEINPLKLASLNLDEGIEWTSFGYPVTKEEMGQVFKGTVAQAQINRKSLQYDIDLFCTVPNLSDINFSAKGASGSPIVIGEYVVGVLTDVMPGSTIGMVDLKNIQSLLGEYDINMPFLGDFGKYQPDIRKLKDYSRMVAESNSDYSRLWVNREEIKIHRECVNVIQHKAESGSLLVIGEPGSGKSGALCDLVINLIEDQCDVIFLDVGLISAEGMGSLRNELGLTVDLNQVLENWLGDNTGYVVIDALDAARSEKSAQTLRSLISRVKRTSGRWRVVASVRKFDLRHDNELRRLFQGHLDTEFQDPELAMLRHIQIPLFNEEEISEIGNLAPVINSLLEEANETMRELICSPFNLRIIGELLEEGVQESELVPIQTQRELLDRYWSYRIIRRDGQRDAREFLLTKTVKVMVASRTLKVARNLVVDASTSNALHDLLSTNVLIEWQPPNTRMPDSSIISFSHHILFDFAVHRLMLQGDHEKVVNLLVENPELVLIIRPSLVHRFADLWMLNGSHDNFWDLIFRLIEKEQIPQVAKLIGPSIAVELANTIGDFKLLFQKLDDQDVNSRVVAEEALSHLIGGFVASRSEPLKNEILEVWSEIAEQLSKEHTSSSKKVLYLLHVLLKALCEIKGYFNENYISNLGIAARRLLEKGYEDPEYEWMIDSLITCVCKTFSSDGVDSERLLKGFLTLERIREKGYKEIPVIARELPMLYKYSPSFVKEVYCIAFLHEESSDQVTSLGRSQILPLQSNRRQDYRHALWQLSEDYPDYLKEAPFQAVLALMKVIENYILRKHSNNTTEKELSFEFNEEKAIIYSDLSYIWDSGSYREDEQIKMLDSFQEYMIKLGKDYNQTKLRQGLLKLIIKHNKTAVIWRRLIIAGLCCPESLGLEIREIAWATPILISNDTCKEIGDYITVIYPFISEGDRKKIENAILSMPKHGFTKNKEVIHHKMSKLIGCLPSELIESEKAKQFVQKESQKTNGGSLPPNKPLFELLEWEESMPINENDWLREQGISIEEEQNQTIQSLRLPIKEFVETYSSSGISFENVEEIMPTLHKLKSSLDKAEESGVHLRLLEHAWDNLTNACSIIAKQEEIVANQEICEFIKVVIVISSQNTNPVLHPEEEERFEGSISWAIPAPRIQAAIGINNIAKYEKYMDKDIENTIKCLSKDLVPAVRFNLARKLGLLHKNHEVFMWEMVRQFAQNERSYAVLKGLIVSCITPLLYKNPEKATDLLIQIYNRVLEEDKAEDLRNTCVTSFLNLFLNKEEVNSRDVIYKIIETPTLYSSENLHLTYNLRELLVIGSVEEPNEKHTLIRKKSWELLELIVSNSLKEFQYLQSVYKENGEFNELEQEQIRHLAKIADSACKQIYFASNAHDKKKNQEESNPSTAFHKRFLEEASDVLNLLSHFGLPPVTHHLLETLEFLAPLDPCAVFKQIGNVVLLGEEGGYQFESLGVGLIIRLIELYLTEFRSIFIEDSSNHQILLSILDVFVTAGWPEARRITFRLDQLFR